The Candidatus Binatia bacterium genome has a window encoding:
- a CDS encoding DEAD/DEAH box helicase, with product MTPNIPRAVRDLIAEYRSFLRTSFRFLDPKLREQFERHLEQTDVVVKGPYVTLARDFALGPTLGELVKESVAHPELLKARWPFGKERLFAHQERAFRIARAGRSFVVTTGTGSGKTEAFLLPILDGIFRRKAEGVQGLQAVLVYPMNALANDQLERLRRLLRGTGLDISFGLYTGDSDTAAQSLREQPAETERLTRAAIRANPPDILLTNYKQLDFLLVRHDDRHLFTPALRYLVLDEIHSYRGALATEIACLIRRLKTQARLRAGDLVAIGTSATVASKEGGVEALARFASHLFGETLFAGDVVGETYTRRVEAGEEYIPPLPEIDDTTLATLDPTDDRQVVTLAETLSGRMCPTDGPIAERVSAVLQGNRIVRELEAFFAEPHTVDDAVEHLRRTFPDRMDANPGRVRLEVEGYLLAGSVGDEEHPPRLRPKLHTFFHGIYDVALCLDPDCRTLVPHGGSECPRCGSVARPAALCRTCGQDFVKVRFEPEDDDLPVGTGDFFSDERTGFLTHEIRELPEAPGTTDEEDTEEGPDRVEAETEWRARRREAAEARLRRVGVCPGCGRLVSDPGSLCPSCNRTTVHMLLHRGKLSTCPACGDTYPRGDIVTPLRTGTASTVSVLATHHLDHLWGEDRKLLVFTDNRQDAAHQAGYTADKHRAFALRHVIAHELREAAENGLYLTELPHRVFDRFQKMGLIPSRPSRPERERWLDALTYQLANEFTRYSRQRASLENLGLVAVEYEGLEELAKAERFLTTANRVGLQPDTALDLVRAVLDVMRKNRAVAYDGRPETGTKMPFFTEYIDPKRQRRYRELESEPYSVRFPDRDRAPRAFALDRPDHIRKSGRLFGFVQENPRATQLTAPHKLAARLTGNRELAEAFLRGVVPLLKEYELLVPVRFPIPRGEQVPRLEALQVDPRRIWLRFADEGYRCNACQAWRAYSLPICPTPKCQSGRLVPAQLDWENYYVRLYLERPPGRLAIAEHSAQIGGEERARRETDFKEGRLDALVCTPTLELGVDIGPLLTVVLRNAPPTPANYAQRVGRAGRRLRIGFVSTFCAGGAHDRFAFERPDWFVSGRFDPPRLRLDNPKIVSRHLRAYLLSCLEARLPFLLGELLDDIQRPTAWRRTLLDELFAEIRTRRDELASELLKVMERDREEGRVNRYGVEDVTVLVDGFEQELLGVLERWWQRVAQLDREFREFSTIGSPRQDEKKAAARKRAYFEITQDRERAYTLNYLSTQQLLPAYQFPVETFSLDPGVPDTPTIYRAAAVAIEEFAPGNFVYANGHKLRSIRVLYPGGPGRLAAGAARSDAEATGRLQAFHFCRACDEAVESGRNSCPRCGEALEGAFDVVFVDAFEAEENLRITSEEESRQRQIYDRRESLLAETAVACRLYPYPLHPVELLSLAEILVTNWGPMQSKVGEGRRFWLCPDCGRHLPYDPFDENHKRQITSWNEYHKRFCRGAPVPLILAHRFQTDCLILNIPSREDARSVGRRTLSPTVATLAEALRAGAGRLLELEADELGVFVRRPPSGSGAEQVVFYETVPGGAGYLEEMAERLPEVAREAQEGLYGHECAKACYRCLKHYRNQSWHPVFDKNLVRDILLAMAGMDRVAPEPARYGVGSARLRQMMESRSEGYDEALRRYPQGEIEEPLRAALERLGIGDGLRDFQVKDEKGRIVTVPDFAWPREKLAVYCDGYAYHGNPESLELDAKKRNFLQAKGWVVLTFWGRTILREPEACARQVRDVLLARRAAQFR from the coding sequence ATGACTCCCAACATCCCTCGCGCAGTTCGCGACCTCATTGCCGAGTATCGCAGTTTCCTACGGACGAGTTTTCGGTTCCTCGATCCGAAACTCCGCGAGCAGTTCGAGCGACACCTCGAGCAAACCGACGTGGTGGTCAAGGGGCCGTACGTTACGTTGGCGCGTGATTTCGCACTCGGGCCGACACTTGGCGAACTAGTAAAAGAAAGTGTCGCCCATCCCGAATTGCTCAAGGCCCGATGGCCTTTTGGCAAAGAGAGACTTTTCGCGCACCAGGAGCGGGCCTTTCGTATCGCCCGGGCCGGCCGATCCTTCGTTGTGACCACCGGTACGGGTTCGGGCAAGACCGAGGCGTTTTTGCTTCCGATTCTCGATGGGATTTTCCGGCGCAAGGCCGAAGGAGTTCAAGGCCTTCAAGCCGTCCTTGTCTATCCCATGAACGCCTTGGCAAACGACCAGCTCGAACGCCTGCGGCGTCTCCTGAGGGGTACAGGGCTCGATATCTCCTTTGGCCTTTATACGGGCGACAGCGACACGGCCGCCCAGTCGCTCCGCGAGCAGCCGGCCGAAACGGAACGCCTCACCCGAGCTGCCATCCGCGCGAACCCACCGGACATTCTTCTTACCAACTACAAGCAGCTCGACTTTTTACTCGTCCGCCACGACGACCGGCACTTGTTTACCCCTGCGCTTCGCTATCTGGTACTCGACGAGATCCACAGCTACCGGGGCGCACTGGCCACCGAAATCGCCTGCCTCATCCGCCGGCTCAAGACGCAGGCAAGACTTCGAGCGGGCGACCTCGTAGCCATCGGAACTTCGGCCACGGTGGCTTCGAAAGAGGGTGGCGTGGAAGCCCTCGCCCGGTTCGCTTCTCACCTCTTCGGGGAAACCTTGTTCGCCGGCGACGTGGTCGGCGAGACCTACACTCGCAGGGTGGAAGCTGGTGAGGAGTACATCCCGCCGCTTCCCGAAATCGACGACACCACCCTGGCCACGCTCGACCCCACTGACGATCGTCAGGTTGTAACCCTCGCCGAGACCCTTAGCGGAAGAATGTGCCCTACGGATGGGCCTATCGCTGAGCGCGTGTCGGCAGTACTGCAGGGGAACCGGATCGTGCGAGAACTCGAAGCGTTCTTCGCCGAACCGCACACTGTAGACGATGCCGTAGAGCATCTGCGGAGGACGTTCCCGGATCGGATGGACGCCAACCCCGGGCGGGTGCGACTGGAAGTCGAGGGCTACTTGCTGGCAGGGAGCGTAGGCGATGAGGAGCACCCACCGCGGCTTCGGCCGAAGCTGCACACCTTTTTCCACGGCATTTACGACGTGGCGTTGTGCCTCGATCCCGACTGCCGCACGCTGGTCCCCCACGGTGGGAGTGAATGCCCCCGATGCGGATCGGTCGCCCGACCTGCGGCCCTTTGCCGCACCTGCGGGCAAGACTTTGTCAAGGTACGGTTCGAGCCGGAGGACGACGATCTTCCGGTGGGAACGGGTGACTTTTTCAGTGACGAGAGGACGGGTTTTCTCACCCACGAAATCCGCGAGCTTCCGGAAGCCCCAGGGACAACGGACGAAGAAGACACTGAAGAGGGGCCGGATCGGGTGGAAGCCGAAACAGAGTGGCGTGCCCGCAGGCGAGAAGCGGCCGAGGCGCGGCTTCGGCGGGTTGGGGTGTGCCCTGGATGTGGTCGCCTCGTTTCGGATCCGGGCAGTCTCTGCCCCTCCTGTAACCGCACGACGGTACATATGCTCCTACATCGAGGCAAACTCAGCACCTGCCCGGCGTGCGGGGACACATACCCTAGGGGGGACATCGTGACCCCGCTGCGTACGGGCACGGCCTCCACCGTATCGGTGCTTGCGACCCACCACTTAGACCATCTTTGGGGAGAAGATCGCAAGCTCCTCGTCTTTACCGACAACCGCCAGGATGCGGCCCATCAAGCAGGCTATACGGCGGATAAGCACCGGGCCTTTGCCCTGCGTCATGTGATTGCGCACGAACTCAGGGAGGCCGCTGAAAACGGATTGTACCTGACTGAGCTTCCCCATCGGGTCTTCGACCGTTTTCAGAAAATGGGTCTGATTCCTTCTCGTCCATCGCGGCCCGAGCGGGAACGCTGGCTCGACGCACTCACTTATCAGCTCGCCAACGAGTTCACCCGTTACAGCCGCCAGCGCGCGTCGCTGGAAAACCTCGGGCTGGTGGCTGTCGAGTACGAAGGACTCGAAGAGCTTGCCAAGGCTGAACGGTTCCTCACCACAGCAAATAGAGTCGGCCTTCAGCCTGACACGGCGCTGGACTTGGTCCGCGCCGTCCTCGACGTCATGCGCAAGAACCGCGCCGTGGCTTACGATGGCCGTCCCGAGACGGGCACGAAAATGCCCTTCTTCACAGAGTACATCGACCCCAAGCGGCAACGGCGCTACCGGGAGCTGGAATCCGAGCCTTACAGTGTCCGCTTCCCAGACCGGGACCGGGCGCCAAGGGCATTTGCGTTGGACCGCCCCGACCACATACGCAAAAGCGGGCGCCTGTTTGGATTTGTGCAGGAGAATCCGCGTGCCACTCAACTTACCGCGCCGCACAAGCTTGCGGCCCGTCTGACCGGAAACCGCGAGTTGGCCGAGGCGTTTCTCCGGGGCGTAGTGCCGCTTCTCAAGGAGTATGAGCTGCTCGTCCCGGTGCGGTTCCCCATTCCTCGCGGGGAACAAGTCCCGCGTCTCGAAGCGCTTCAGGTGGATCCGCGGCGAATCTGGCTGCGCTTCGCGGACGAGGGCTACCGCTGTAACGCCTGCCAGGCCTGGCGGGCCTATTCCTTGCCGATCTGCCCCACGCCGAAGTGCCAGTCCGGCCGGCTGGTGCCCGCGCAATTGGATTGGGAAAACTATTACGTTCGTCTTTACCTGGAGCGGCCTCCCGGACGTCTCGCCATCGCGGAGCACAGTGCCCAGATCGGCGGCGAGGAGCGAGCCCGGCGGGAGACGGACTTCAAAGAGGGCCGGCTCGATGCCCTTGTTTGCACGCCTACCCTGGAGCTAGGTGTGGACATCGGCCCGTTGCTCACGGTGGTGCTACGCAACGCACCCCCGACGCCGGCGAACTACGCGCAGCGGGTAGGCCGCGCCGGTCGAAGGTTGCGCATCGGATTCGTCTCCACCTTCTGCGCCGGCGGAGCCCATGATCGCTTCGCTTTTGAACGCCCCGATTGGTTTGTATCGGGCCGTTTCGATCCGCCCCGCCTTCGACTGGATAACCCCAAGATCGTGTCCCGGCATCTTCGGGCGTATTTGCTGTCGTGCCTCGAGGCTCGACTGCCTTTCCTTTTGGGGGAGCTTCTCGACGATATTCAGCGGCCCACTGCCTGGCGGCGAACGCTACTGGACGAACTCTTCGCCGAAATACGGACCCGGCGTGACGAATTGGCCAGCGAACTCCTCAAGGTCATGGAGCGCGACCGGGAGGAGGGCCGCGTAAACCGCTATGGTGTGGAGGACGTCACCGTCTTGGTGGATGGCTTCGAGCAGGAGCTGCTGGGCGTATTAGAGCGCTGGTGGCAACGGGTGGCGCAACTCGATCGGGAGTTCCGGGAATTTTCGACCATAGGTTCGCCACGCCAAGATGAAAAGAAGGCAGCGGCACGAAAGCGTGCCTACTTTGAGATCACCCAAGACCGTGAACGAGCGTACACCTTGAACTATCTCTCCACGCAGCAGCTTCTGCCCGCGTACCAGTTCCCTGTCGAAACCTTTAGCCTCGACCCCGGGGTGCCGGATACACCAACGATCTACCGAGCCGCCGCGGTGGCGATCGAGGAGTTCGCTCCCGGCAACTTCGTTTACGCCAACGGCCATAAGCTGCGTTCGATCCGCGTACTTTACCCAGGTGGTCCCGGAAGGCTCGCCGCCGGGGCGGCTCGGAGTGACGCGGAAGCCACAGGCCGTCTCCAGGCCTTTCACTTCTGCAGAGCGTGTGACGAGGCCGTGGAAAGCGGGCGAAACTCCTGCCCTCGGTGTGGCGAAGCCCTTGAGGGCGCGTTCGACGTGGTGTTCGTCGATGCTTTTGAAGCAGAAGAAAATCTCCGAATTACATCGGAAGAAGAATCGAGGCAGCGTCAAATCTACGACCGCCGGGAATCCCTGCTTGCGGAGACGGCTGTAGCCTGCCGCCTGTACCCGTATCCGCTACATCCGGTAGAACTACTGTCCCTAGCGGAGATCCTCGTGACCAACTGGGGACCGATGCAAAGCAAGGTCGGGGAGGGACGGCGCTTCTGGCTTTGCCCCGATTGTGGACGCCACTTGCCCTACGACCCGTTCGACGAAAACCACAAAAGACAGATAACGAGTTGGAATGAATACCACAAGCGTTTTTGCAGGGGTGCCCCCGTGCCACTGATCCTCGCCCATCGCTTTCAGACCGATTGCCTGATTCTCAACATCCCGAGCAGGGAGGATGCGCGTTCCGTGGGACGTAGAACCCTCTCGCCTACGGTTGCAACTTTGGCGGAGGCGCTGCGGGCAGGAGCGGGAAGGCTTCTTGAGCTCGAGGCAGACGAGCTTGGGGTTTTTGTCCGTAGGCCCCCTTCAGGATCCGGAGCGGAGCAAGTCGTCTTTTACGAAACGGTCCCGGGCGGAGCGGGTTACTTGGAAGAAATGGCCGAGCGCCTGCCGGAGGTGGCCAGGGAGGCACAAGAAGGACTTTACGGTCACGAGTGTGCCAAGGCCTGCTACCGCTGTCTCAAGCATTATCGAAACCAGAGTTGGCACCCGGTTTTCGATAAGAATCTTGTTCGGGACATCCTGTTGGCCATGGCTGGGATGGATCGCGTCGCCCCGGAACCGGCAAGGTATGGTGTCGGGTCAGCACGCCTCCGGCAGATGATGGAGAGCCGTTCCGAGGGGTATGATGAAGCCCTAAGACGATATCCACAAGGCGAGATCGAGGAGCCGCTGCGCGCCGCTCTCGAGCGGCTCGGCATTGGGGATGGACTCCGTGACTTTCAAGTGAAGGACGAAAAAGGTCGAATCGTGACCGTTCCCGACTTTGCTTGGCCGCGCGAGAAACTTGCTGTCTACTGCGACGGATATGCCTATCACGGCAACCCGGAAAGCCTGGAACTTGACGCGAAAAAACGTAACTTCCTGCAAGCAAAAGGTTGGGTGGTACTTACGTTTTGGGGCCGGACGATTCTGAGAGAACCCGAAGCATGTGCGCGCCAGGTGCGTGACGTCCTTTTGGCGCGCCGCGCCGCCCAATTCCGCTGA
- a CDS encoding hypothetical protein (possible pseudo, frameshifted) yields MNLRHLRNARGFLSDYYLGSVFGRRGSRGRKAATDRTVDIALARFCRIRERAEGRAENATATRESFIRPLLRDVLGFHLGAGEDRIHALFPSAEAEERGKPPLLFAYCGSWDEDLDGGRGRANPMQRLGEHLARHALTYGLLVTGERLRLVRAPGEGPRGAYLEADLAALAEDEDPDAFAAFLSLFSASNFTPDEDGHASIEAIERESREHAERVSEDLKGAVFRAAESLVSGLIADAVARGAIRSPLELGEASIRDFRDAALLGLYRLLFILYAEARDPRLDEHKLYRESYSATGLLEEVLRDSARQWPENRCFLWERLRALFRIYDEGLPAVTPWEHIPPRGGDFFSRATPAGRILDEARLPDREVARLILDLATTQPRRGVGRERVSFRELDIENLGAVYEGLLEFEPRIARETLIEVRVQGREYVLPPGELGRLCEKNNLTLKGEVALVAGTAAELHHPGAPNEDADEAENAINAINAIEDDKLEATPDDEESGAEEGEGLEKGATARLLRRLEPGAFHFVPGPARKGSGSFYTPRPLVQDLVRHALGPLIEGKRAAEIERLRILDPACGSAHFLVEAMRFLGQALHHAYVKEYGGKAPLEFRTTTGQGWDDHWQASDEEARAANSEARAWCKRRIAERCLFGVDLNPTAVQLAQVALWIESLAGDRPLTYFQHHIRCGNSLLGSWMARLEQPPLPSKRNKNPQQGFLPFQNKVREAIREAARLRRLIDTVRPEDLLREGIQPESTEEQRYKEHLRRKAEETLQAARLLFDVRSASAFIPEIWREWETLTRLIHDPARLHAYAEGRPWWPEFERVRERERFFHWELEFPEVFLDEESPGFDAVLGNPPWDKIKPDRKEFYGRYDILIRAFVGGELDRRIRELHSEVPGLAQAFEDYEERVKTLAACLKKGGDYQFQDWKVDGKTTGGDPDAFKFFVERGWQLVRQGGRVGFVAPSAVYNNEGCTGLRHLLLEHSTVERFYAFENRKKIFPIDSRYKFVSLVFRREARGERREGGIDEQDNGLQRSQGLATEHAVGEIRLRSDQKPSGERTMGLGFADASSGGFDTVEHCGGLWSAGERRVPPSSIDGEGLSAGTGDRTAHLQRPGVSHSAKAGTSASGNKRTQSDVGNPDRETPLTPNASRLAPDASFQAAFMRHDLAELNATARYRELGQEKVKPFSAPWMVPIRRQELERLSPGTLAFLEYRTPRDREILLKMYGYDADGNPVNPRPLLGDQGPGTWNARFYREFDMTNDRDLWTDPKTGKLCNPRQVLGPVPGTTDRPPYYDPAAWPEIRKRMAEKGFWPLYEGKHIEQFLVDIKPIERWVSLEACEKKYGKPPDPGPKLVFRDIASNTNERTCIAAVLPEGSCAGNTLACIISDSAPPDVNGDHS; encoded by the coding sequence ATGAACCTGCGGCACCTTCGAAACGCGCGGGGTTTCTTATCTGACTACTATCTCGGTAGCGTCTTTGGCCGGAGAGGGAGCAGGGGGCGAAAGGCCGCGACAGACCGCACCGTGGATATTGCTTTGGCCCGCTTCTGCCGTATCCGCGAGCGAGCGGAAGGAAGAGCCGAAAATGCGACCGCAACGCGGGAGAGCTTTATTCGTCCTCTCCTTCGCGACGTGCTTGGCTTTCACCTTGGTGCAGGAGAGGATCGCATCCACGCCCTTTTCCCGAGCGCCGAGGCTGAGGAGCGAGGGAAGCCGCCGCTCCTTTTCGCCTACTGTGGGAGCTGGGATGAGGACCTGGATGGCGGGCGTGGCCGCGCTAACCCCATGCAGCGGCTGGGTGAGCACCTAGCGCGCCATGCCTTAACCTACGGGCTGCTTGTGACAGGCGAGCGATTGCGCCTGGTTCGAGCCCCTGGAGAAGGTCCGCGCGGCGCTTACCTGGAGGCGGATCTCGCGGCACTGGCCGAAGACGAGGACCCCGACGCCTTTGCGGCATTCCTCAGCCTCTTTTCGGCCTCGAACTTCACCCCGGATGAGGACGGTCACGCCTCTATTGAAGCCATTGAGCGCGAAAGCCGAGAACACGCCGAGCGCGTTTCCGAGGATCTGAAAGGCGCGGTCTTTCGGGCAGCCGAATCCCTCGTCTCCGGCCTCATAGCCGACGCCGTAGCCCGCGGCGCCATCCGCTCACCCCTGGAGCTTGGCGAGGCATCCATCCGGGACTTCCGCGACGCAGCGTTGCTGGGCCTCTATCGGCTGCTCTTCATCCTTTACGCCGAAGCTCGCGACCCCCGTCTCGATGAGCACAAACTCTACCGGGAAAGCTACTCTGCCACGGGCCTCCTCGAAGAGGTTCTGCGTGATTCCGCCCGACAGTGGCCTGAAAATCGGTGCTTCCTTTGGGAGCGGCTGCGGGCCCTCTTTCGAATTTACGATGAGGGCTTGCCGGCCGTCACGCCCTGGGAGCACATCCCGCCCCGGGGCGGCGACTTTTTTTCCCGCGCCACGCCCGCAGGAAGGATTCTCGACGAGGCCCGGCTTCCCGACCGCGAGGTCGCCCGGCTGATCCTCGATCTCGCCACCACCCAACCCCGGCGCGGCGTGGGCCGCGAGCGCGTCTCGTTTCGGGAGCTCGACATCGAGAACTTAGGCGCTGTCTACGAAGGGCTTCTCGAATTCGAACCCCGCATCGCCCGGGAAACCCTCATCGAGGTACGGGTCCAAGGCCGTGAGTACGTTTTGCCGCCCGGGGAACTTGGCCGCCTCTGCGAGAAAAACAATTTGACACTGAAGGGCGAGGTTGCCCTCGTTGCAGGAACCGCCGCCGAGCTCCACCACCCCGGCGCGCCCAATGAAGACGCCGACGAGGCAGAGAACGCAATAAACGCAATAAACGCAATAGAGGATGACAAGCTTGAAGCGACACCGGACGATGAGGAAAGCGGCGCCGAGGAAGGCGAGGGGCTCGAGAAAGGAGCCACCGCCCGTCTGCTCCGCCGCCTCGAGCCGGGAGCGTTTCACTTCGTCCCCGGCCCCGCCCGGAAGGGCTCGGGTTCCTTTTATACCCCCCGGCCTCTGGTGCAGGACCTCGTCCGCCACGCCCTAGGCCCGCTGATTGAAGGAAAGCGGGCCGCAGAAATCGAGCGGCTGCGCATCCTCGATCCTGCCTGTGGGAGTGCACACTTTCTCGTGGAAGCGATGCGCTTTCTCGGCCAGGCCTTGCACCACGCCTACGTAAAAGAGTACGGCGGCAAGGCGCCGCTGGAGTTTCGCACCACCACCGGCCAGGGCTGGGATGACCACTGGCAGGCTTCCGACGAAGAAGCCCGCGCCGCGAACTCCGAGGCCCGAGCCTGGTGCAAGCGCCGCATCGCCGAGCGCTGCCTCTTCGGCGTGGATCTGAACCCTACCGCGGTCCAGCTTGCCCAGGTGGCGCTCTGGATCGAGTCGCTGGCCGGCGACCGGCCGCTTACTTACTTCCAGCACCACATCCGCTGCGGCAATTCGCTTTTGGGGAGTTGGATGGCCCGGCTCGAGCAGCCGCCGCTTCCGAGTAAACGCAACAAGAATCCTCAACAAGGGTTCCTGCCCTTCCAGAACAAAGTCCGTGAGGCTATCCGTGAGGCCGCCCGCCTTCGCCGCCTCATTGATACAGTGCGGCCAGAGGACCTTCTCCGCGAAGGCATCCAGCCCGAGAGCACCGAGGAACAGCGCTACAAGGAGCACCTGCGCCGCAAGGCCGAGGAAACGCTGCAGGCAGCGAGGTTGCTTTTCGATGTGCGTTCGGCAAGTGCTTTCATACCCGAGATCTGGCGGGAGTGGGAGACGCTTACGAGACTCATCCACGATCCCGCGCGCCTCCATGCTTACGCCGAGGGCCGGCCCTGGTGGCCCGAGTTCGAGCGCGTCCGAGAGCGCGAGCGCTTCTTCCACTGGGAATTGGAGTTCCCGGAGGTCTTCTTGGACGAGGAGAGCCCGGGGTTTGACGCCGTCCTCGGCAACCCGCCGTGGGATAAGATTAAGCCCGACCGCAAGGAATTCTACGGCCGGTACGACATCCTCATCCGCGCTTTTGTAGGCGGCGAACTGGACCGGCGGATCAGAGAGCTCCATAGCGAAGTCCCGGGCCTCGCCCAGGCGTTCGAGGATTACGAAGAGCGGGTCAAAACGCTTGCCGCCTGCCTCAAGAAAGGCGGTGATTACCAGTTCCAGGACTGGAAGGTGGACGGCAAGACCACCGGCGGCGACCCCGATGCCTTCAAGTTCTTCGTTGAGCGCGGCTGGCAACTGGTGCGTCAAGGCGGGCGCGTGGGTTTCGTCGCACCTTCGGCCGTTTACAACAACGAGGGGTGCACCGGGCTTCGCCACCTGCTCCTGGAGCACTCGACTGTCGAACGCTTCTACGCCTTCGAGAACCGCAAGAAGATCTTTCCGATTGATTCACGCTACAAGTTCGTGAGCCTGGTGTTTAGGCGAGAGGCGAGAGGCGAAAGGCGAGAGGGAGGAATAGATGAGCAAGATAATGGATTACAAAGATCTCAAGGTCTGGCAACGGAGCATGCAGTTGGTGAGATCCGTTTACGAAGCGACCAAAAGCCTTCCGGAGAACGAACGATGGGGCTTGGCTTCGCAGATGCGTCGAGCGGTGGTTTCGATACCGTCGAACATTGCGGAGGGCTATGGTCGGCAGGCGAGCGGCGAGTACCGCCATCATCTATCGATGGCGAGGGGCTCTCTGCTGGAACTGGAGACCGAACTGCTCATTTGCAGAGACCTGGAGTATCTCACTCCGCGAAAGCTGGCACCTCTGCTTCGGGAAATAAACGAACTCAGTCGGATGTTGGCAACCCTGATCGCGAAACTCCGTTGACCCCTAACGCCTCTCGCCTAGCGCCCGACGCCTCCTTTCAGGCGGCGTTCATGCGGCACGACCTTGCGGAACTTAATGCCACTGCCCGCTACCGGGAGCTGGGGCAGGAGAAGGTAAAACCGTTTTCTGCCCCATGGATGGTGCCCATCCGGAGGCAGGAGCTCGAGCGCCTTTCGCCCGGTACGCTTGCCTTTCTCGAATACCGAACCCCCCGCGACCGCGAGATCCTGCTCAAGATGTACGGCTACGACGCAGATGGCAATCCAGTAAATCCGCGGCCTCTTCTCGGCGACCAGGGCCCGGGCACCTGGAATGCGCGGTTTTACAGAGAGTTCGATATGACCAACGACCGCGACCTCTGGACCGACCCCAAAACCGGCAAGCTCTGTAACCCGCGCCAGGTCCTTGGCCCCGTGCCCGGCACCACCGACCGCCCGCCCTACTACGATCCTGCCGCCTGGCCCGAGATCCGCAAGCGCATGGCGGAGAAAGGCTTCTGGCCACTATATGAGGGCAAGCACATCGAGCAGTTCCTAGTGGACATCAAGCCCATCGAGCGCTGGGTGAGCCTGGAGGCGTGCGAAAAGAAGTACGGCAAGCCCCCCGACCCCGGCCCCAAGCTCGTCTTCCGCGACATCGCCAGCAACACCAACGAACGCACTTGCATCGCGGCGGTGCTGCCGGAAGGGTCGTGTGCGGGCAACACGTTGGCTTGCATAATCTCCGATTCAGCCCCGCCTGACGTCAATGGCGATCATTCTTAA
- the glnS gene encoding glutamine--tRNA ligase yields the protein MEHERLATETEDREAPRDFIREIIAADVRAGKNGGRVVTRFPPEPNGYLHIGHAKSICLNFGVAQEFGGVCHMRFDDTNPEKEDKEYVDAILEDVRWLGYDWGDKLFFASDYFEQLYGYAVELIRRGKAYVCHLSTEEIRQYRGTLTEPGRESPYRNRTVEENLRLFEAMRAGKFREGECVLRAKIDMASPNLNLRDPVLYRIKYVPHHRTGTKWCIYPMYDFAHALSDMIEGITHSLCTLEFEDHRPLYDWILDTLETPCHPQQIEFARLNLSYTVLSKRKLIELVEGGYVNGWDDPRLPTLAGLRRRGVPPEAIRDFCKRIGVAKRDSLVDIALLEHCIREDLNRRALRFMGVLKPLKVVIENYPADLVEELDAINNPEDPGAGTRKIPFSRELWIEADDFREHPPKKFFRLAPGREVRLRYGYLITCRDVVKNAEGEVVELRCTYDPATRGGDTPDGRKVKATLHWVSAAHAIPAEVRLYDRLFTVENPGAEREGLDYKNFLNPHSLEVVAQAWVEPNLAQARPGERFQLERLGYFCVDPDTERLGRLVLNRTVTLKDTWARLEQRGAVD from the coding sequence ATGGAGCACGAGCGCCTTGCAACGGAAACCGAGGACAGAGAAGCCCCGCGCGACTTCATTCGCGAGATCATTGCGGCGGATGTCCGCGCGGGAAAAAACGGCGGCCGCGTTGTGACGCGCTTTCCCCCCGAGCCGAATGGTTACCTGCACATCGGGCACGCCAAATCCATTTGCCTGAACTTTGGTGTGGCCCAAGAGTTTGGCGGCGTCTGCCACATGCGGTTCGACGACACCAATCCCGAAAAGGAAGACAAAGAGTACGTGGACGCCATTTTGGAGGACGTTCGCTGGCTCGGGTACGATTGGGGAGACAAGCTGTTTTTCGCCTCGGACTACTTCGAGCAACTTTACGGCTACGCGGTGGAACTCATTCGTCGCGGCAAAGCCTACGTGTGCCACCTCAGTACCGAGGAAATTCGGCAGTACCGCGGGACGCTGACGGAGCCCGGCCGGGAAAGCCCGTACCGCAACCGGACCGTGGAGGAAAATCTCCGCCTCTTCGAAGCCATGCGCGCGGGCAAGTTTCGCGAGGGCGAGTGCGTGCTGCGGGCGAAAATCGATATGGCTTCGCCGAATCTGAATCTTCGCGACCCGGTCTTGTATCGGATCAAGTACGTGCCGCATCACCGAACCGGGACGAAGTGGTGCATCTACCCCATGTACGACTTCGCGCACGCGCTTTCGGATATGATCGAAGGCATCACCCACTCGCTATGCACCCTCGAGTTCGAGGATCACCGCCCGCTGTACGACTGGATCCTGGACACGTTGGAGACCCCCTGTCATCCGCAGCAGATCGAGTTCGCTCGCTTGAACTTGAGCTACACAGTGTTGAGCAAACGCAAGCTCATCGAGCTTGTCGAAGGTGGGTACGTGAACGGCTGGGACGACCCTCGGCTGCCGACACTGGCCGGCTTGCGCCGGCGCGGTGTTCCGCCCGAGGCGATTCGCGATTTTTGCAAGCGGATCGGGGTCGCCAAGCGCGATTCGCTGGTGGACATCGCCTTGTTGGAGCATTGCATCCGCGAGGATCTCAACCGCCGCGCCCTGCGGTTTATGGGCGTTCTCAAGCCGCTCAAGGTCGTCATTGAGAACTACCCAGCCGACTTGGTGGAAGAATTGGACGCCATCAATAATCCGGAAGACCCAGGGGCGGGAACACGCAAGATTCCCTTTTCTCGCGAGCTGTGGATCGAAGCCGACGATTTTCGGGAGCACCCTCCCAAAAAGTTTTTTCGTTTGGCTCCCGGACGCGAAGTGCGGCTGCGCTACGGATACCTGATTACTTGCCGCGACGTCGTGAAAAATGCGGAGGGCGAAGTCGTGGAACTTCGCTGCACCTACGACCCGGCCACTCGTGGAGGGGATACGCCGGACGGTCGCAAGGTCAAAGCGACGCTGCACTGGGTGTCGGCCGCCCATGCGATTCCAGCGGAGGTGCGATTGTACGACCGGCTCTTCACCGTGGAAAACCCTGGGGCGGAGCGCGAGGGACTGGATTACAAGAATTTTCTCAATCCGCATTCTCTTGAAGTCGTTGCTCAGGCTTGGGTCGAGCCCAACTTGGCACAGGCGAGACCTGGGGAACGCTTCCAACTCGAGCGGCTCGGATACTTTTGTGTCGACCCGGACACGGAGCGCCTGGGCCGCTTGGTGTTGAATCGAACGGTAACGTTGAAAGACACCTGGGCGCGACTCGAGCAGCGCGGTGCGGTGGATTAG